The region AAACTCTTTAGGATTATTAATGGTTTGACGGGCAAATCCTTGGCACAAATAAAAAAGCACTTACAAACGTAAAGTTCATAAGTGCCTTCCATGTGTCGGCTCGGAGAGGATCGAACTCTCGACCCCATGATTAAGAGTCACGTGCTCTACCAGCTGAGCTACGAGCCGATTTTTTAAATAGGGTGCAAATGTAACCTTTTTACACTATTTTTAAAATATTTTTTGTGTTTCTTTGCACTTGATTTAAACGCTTATAGATAAATTCAATGAAGAAATCAATTCTAATTACTGGAGGGGCTGGATTTATTGGCTCTCATGTTATTCGGAGATTTGTAAATAAGTATCCCGATTACCAGATTATCAACCTAGATGTTTTAACCTATGCTGGTAACCTCGAAAATCTTACTGATATTGAAGCAAAATCGAACTACAAGTTCATCAAGGCTGATATAACAGATGAATCGGCAATAGATAGAGTTTTTGCCGATAATAAGATCGAAGGAATAATTCATTTAGCAGCGGAATCTCACGTGGATCGTTCCATTTCTGATCCTATGGCATTCATAAAAACCAATATTCTTGGAACTGTTGTTCTATTAAATGCAGCCAGAAAATATTGGAAAGATAACTACGGTGGAAAACTTTTCTACCATATTTCAACCGATGAGGTTTATGGTAGTTTAGGCGAAGAAGGATTATTCACAGAGGAAACCTCTTATGATCCTAGAAGTCCCTATTCGGCATCTAAAGCATCCTCTGATCATTTGGTTAGAGCCTACCATCATACCTATGGGTTACCTGTTGTAATCTCAAACTGCTCGAATAACTATGGAGGTAACCAGTTTCCTGAAAAACTTATACCACTTGCAATTAATAATATCAAAAACAGTAAACCAATTCCTGTTTATGGAAAAGGCGAGAATGTAAGGGATTGGCTATTCGTTGAAGATCATGCATCGGCTATTGACCTTATTTTCCATAAAGGAAAACATGGCGACACCTATAATATTGGTGGCAACAATGAGTGGAAGAATATTGA is a window of Bacteroidales bacterium DNA encoding:
- the rfbB gene encoding dTDP-glucose 4,6-dehydratase, which encodes MKKSILITGGAGFIGSHVIRRFVNKYPDYQIINLDVLTYAGNLENLTDIEAKSNYKFIKADITDESAIDRVFADNKIEGIIHLAAESHVDRSISDPMAFIKTNILGTVVLLNAARKYWKDNYGGKLFYHISTDEVYGSLGEEGLFTEETSYDPRSPYSASKASSDHLVRAYHHTYGLPVVISNCSNNYGGNQFPEKLIPLAINNIKNSKPIPVYGKGENVRDWLFVEDHASAIDLIFHKGKHGDTYNIGGNNEWKNIDLIKLLCKIMDDKLQRPKGESEKLITYVKDRAGHDLRYAIDSTKLQKELGWSPSLQFEEGLTKTVEWYLKNQKWLDDIVSGGYQQYYQKQYVSR